The Cyprinus carpio isolate SPL01 chromosome A3, ASM1834038v1, whole genome shotgun sequence genomic interval taaaaaatagacgTTAGATTTGTACATGCACACAAATTTAGTTAAAAGCAACATCTAAATATGATCTAGAATGGTCTTACCTGGATGGGTCCTCCTCAACAGATAAAGCCCCTTTCATGTTGATGATATTCCTCTTGTTTTCAAACATTCCGTAACTCAATGTAATCTAAATGAAATGATATGAAACACTGCATTAATAGAACTATACTACATTTTACAGAACTAAAATGTGCTTATATCAAGCTGTCACTGAAGTTCCTAACCTGTTTGTGTACTTCTGATTTGGACACCAGTTGCAGGTTCTCCAAGTGAGAGTGGAACAAGCTGCTTCGGGTCAAAGGGACCCCAAGAACTGACTCGATGATGTAGCCGATGGTACAGTCATCAGGAAGACGGATCTTCTCGGCAGTGTTCATGAAATGGCCACCACTGGCATAAAAAGAGTAAGTCAACATAAAGTCTACTATCATCTTAAAACATTGAATATGCTCGTAGATGTTGCATTAGGATAGTTGAGAGGTTTTTGCACCTTGCCCAAGGGCTCATCTTCAAAGCTAGCCCAcggctgaaaaaaaaaccttcaaatacaaaaaaaaaccagaaatTGACAGGTCTctgcaatggagaaaaaaaaaaacatcggtTTCTATTCTTAAGGCTCCTTTTCCTTTTTACTaccagtgtatatatataaaatgagaaTATTTTGGACCACCTACCATCTTGTTGTCCCCAAGTCTTTCTGTGGCCTCAATCGGCCTGTCCAGGCTGGGTTTGCCAATGTACATGTCCTGAGTGTGAGGGTAGTTGGACAGCAACTTCACCAGTGTCTTCATGTTCACATAGTTGTCATCATCCACATGACAGAACCACCTACACCAGACAGAGATATCATTAGAACATCCAACATGGTTTGCTTTGACATTAAAACAAGTATTTATGACGTAAAAAATTTATGATGCTTACTTTTTTCCAGCCTCAATGAACTTGTCGTACTCAACTGCCATCTTGCAGGACAGAGCCTGGCGGCTGTGGGCAGCAGAGCAGTTGGTGTTGATAGCATGGCTTCCTGTGTGGACAAGAGGATGGATACATTGTCAATGCTCATGTAATTCTCCACTTATGTCTATCACTTGAGAAATGCCCATTATCTAAGAGGTCAGGTGACTCTGCACGCGCCCTAATACCATCTTCCCCCAAGAGCCCGGCTCCCTTTAGCTAAGCACAAGTTTTTTAAGAGAATTAAAAAGGGTGAGTCCAAACTATGTGCATATCAAAGTGGGAATGTCTTGTGACTTCCGGTTGAGGAAGCTGCACTCACCGATTTTCTTCTTCAGTTCCTCATCTTCGCCATCCGTGAAGATGTATGTCTGCAAAAGACAAAGCCTGGTTAGCTCTATCAATGGAGTCACACAAGTTCATCAATGAATCACTGCACTAGAGCAAAGACAAAACAGGAATTGGCGTTTTCCAAACTGGAATCATGTGTCTTGGAGAGCTATTTATTCCAAGTGGACTGATTAGGAACCATTGTCTGGGTTTTACGCCATGGAAAACTCAGCAAGTTAAACAAGCCAAACTCTACCCCCCCAAATAAAGGCCCCTTGTTCTTGTTGTCAATCTCTCCATGGCAACTGCTCTGCACCCCAAAGCATTCCAGGCCCAGAACAAAGCGGGGAGCAGACCACCCCACTTACCCCCAACACTCCACCCCCATTCCATTGCCCCTGACCACCTCCCAAGTCTTTCCATTCCTCATCCCTCTATCCACTTCAGACATGTTAAAATGTCCCAAAAAGGAATGGCCAAATCATctggaagaaaagaaagaagaaccAGGTCCCATTCTCCTAGACATACTCGAATTGATGAATATACATTCACACCAGTGTGCATTCACTGACGTCTGACCCCTCAGggttttgttaacattaaaatagaaGGGGTGGGATTAGAAGCTCATTGTGGAAGATAAGACAGAGCAGGTGCAAGGCGGCAGCCCCGGCTCAAAGGAGTCACTGAGAAGATGCCGCCACACGCCTCAGACAGATGATGAAAAGGCGGCGTGCCCCAGGCCATGCACTGCCGTTAACCTGTTTGCTTTCCACCTCAGGTGAGACAGCACCTGCCACCCGCCGCCTTATCACAGCCACGTGTCTGAACAGGTCAACCTGTCCACGCCCAACTGGCCTTGAACATGTACCACCTACGCTACAAAACTATCCTCTTATGAGCTGTTTTGTGACTTTTATCTCAAGAGTgaatttgtttgtattgttttgtttttttgcctttcaaatgcccgcacacacacacgtggacTCATTCCCCCTTTCACAGTCGAGTTTTTCTGAATGTTCAAACATTGCCAGATAATGTTTGATTGGATTTCAGAACAAACTCTGACCAGATGTTTAGCGCAGCACTCTGGGGCAGAGGCCCAAGGCCGATGTTTGTTCAGGGAGGGCTGGTGGTTGGACCAGTACAGAATCAGAGGCTGGTGCTGTTTGCGTAGAGATCTGCTGAAAGGACAGACTAATCACACAGGCAGCTGCCAAGGCAGACTGGgcactgacagagagagaaacctGATTAGCTGATTAGTGCATTACAATGTGTGTGTGACCATACACCCCCAACCATGGTCCCACTGTCCCTATGCATAGAGACAATATGGAGTGGGTAAAGCTGTCACTGGGTAAATCCTAAATATGTTTGCCTGGATTTGCATACAGCTGCAGTGGTTAACTAAAGAGGCCTCTCATGGCACATGGGTTTGTTTCTCGGTTTCCTTTTTATTGAAGATACTGTGAGCCAAAATGACCCTTTTGTGGTTTCTTTCATAAATGTCAGATTCCCAGCACTCTCGGCACACAAGAAAGAATGAGGGTTTTCCGTTCGGTTGTTTGGAGTTCTGATGAGCGGGCAGAGATTGGTAGGGCTTCCCACCCTGCCAAAGGAAGGTCTGGCATAGGGCAGGGTGAGCATGGAGCCTGGCTGTCTGTCTCCTTCTACCCGGGAAGGAAGTAGAGAGATGTTACTCCCTCTGTTAAACACCAAAGAGCCTTGCTCCCTCTACCTGTGCCAATAAGAGACCAGAAACTTGCACAGACTCGTACCACAACAGATCTACACTGTTTTCACTGTCTTGTCTTCAACCCAGAGAAACTACTGCCACAAACAGAAAATTATTATACAGTTAAATATTTCAGATAGAGATAATGAGGTTGGTTGTGGTACTTTATATGCAATGGCATTTAGTAGCTATCTGTGTAACTGGACACCGGATACTGCAGCAGTGGCACAGGCTGTTCTCTCATTGTTGTGAATTTCTCTCACTGGGGAAGCTGCATTGTTCCAGGGGGGAAATTTAGAGAAACAGTGGAAGCCAGAAGCTGCAGCATCAAAAAACAATTCACAATGAAGCAGATCTGACTGAAAAGAATAATACTATTCAAGAGTCCTGACTCATCAAGTCAAGACAATtacaaaacatgcttttaataatcaaaaacaagtACTCAGAAAGCAACTGAG includes:
- the LOC109047918 gene encoding beta-1,3-N-acetylglucosaminyltransferase lunatic fringe; this translates as MSNTYGRKAVLSLAGATVTCLALLLFLWQHQRIHTDGMQNESEVGLRSLQSLGESEADDGAQPEQNGKKGFSAYFSKLTRSRREADKPSEASGATTDAPPAEDISADDIFIAVKTTKKFHRSRLDLLLDTWISRNMQQTYIFTDGEDEELKKKIGSHAINTNCSAAHSRQALSCKMAVEYDKFIEAGKKWFCHVDDDNYVNMKTLVKLLSNYPHTQDMYIGKPSLDRPIEATERLGDNKMRPVNFWFFFVFEGFFFSRGLALKMSPWASGGHFMNTAEKIRLPDDCTIGYIIESVLGVPLTRSSLFHSHLENLQLVSKSEVHKQITLSYGMFENKRNIINMKGALSVEEDPSRFKSVHCLLYPDTPWCPPQVTY